From Pelosinus fermentans DSM 17108, the proteins below share one genomic window:
- a CDS encoding amino acid adenylation domain-containing protein, protein MGNDGKFSCYIIGDGALLTACGELIIDSGHDIYGVISSNPSIREWAEDKGITCADHDSDYGDFLKQKPFDYLFSIVYLSLIPRNILALPQKMAINFHDALLPEYAGIHATSWAIMNQEKQHGITWHEMVSAVDKGNILKQMIIPVEEGETAHSLNVKCYKAGLESFRDLVEELAKGSYSLTFQDLNRRTYYGKYQHPPAGCVLSWGSSAEEMDAVVRALQFGKYQNQLGIAKLAVNDEYIIVDQIFVTKNKSDAKPGTIVAITDLNFTVATVSNDIEIRSIRSIHGAQWPISDCIKKYHLKAGGLLPGIARKTSTRITALHKEISRFEDYWIKKLSKMDAAIWPGAIQNAEDIDSIHNSFVDFTIAEGFITYAEQDYGSRLASCLAAISTFLSKECKTNSVQIFLGYQELRADFQGVDTLFAVHVPVELELNDTFTFRDICDIARAEIQSVKEHQTFLHDLIVRTPQLKANSVVHEKKLLSFTVEYVKELTDYSQQACNRYGISLIVPEMGNTWRIVFNEALLTTTKAVNGTNRLAACMARAAATPDAPISKLTALTDAEFHKAIYERNHTVAEYPRDKCMHELFKERVKQSPEKIAVLYRDESLTCMELEEKASRLASFLNRVGVGRGNLVGIFMERSLDMLVGLLGVLKAGGTYVPIDPLYPGERILHMIEDADIKMVLTQNEIKHKLPGSNARIICLDTDWEEISKNSGKSSSRKYYSYASKTIRPEDSAYVIFTSGSTGKPKGVEVTQRGLTNFLCAMAKCPGFTKEDRVLALTTICFDIAGLELYLPLITGGQVEILPTEIARDGFALKERIEKEWATVVQATPATWEMLLEAGWDKRTSIKILCGGEALSRQLAQKLLDRSNEVWNMYGPTETTIWSSVSKINFGEEITIGYPIGNTQFYIVDEHLNPVPDGVEGELCIGGDGLAKGYLNRPELTSEKFILNPFAADLQLKMYRTGDCATYLPDGRVVCLGRIDNQVKLRGFRIELGEIEAVLQKQLHVKQAVVVMKEDSTGYKSLAAFMVPGKFQDIIAGSKLREAMREFLPDYMIPASFVYLEMLPLTLNLKVDRKVLTAVPDFQLIEKYGYKEMNHHIYVPANDSIKTLEWKEEAPKAAGHFAEDLTKIIAGVVKISAEEIHAEIPMGEYGFDSIRFTVLSKRIKDAYNISVTPAQFYTYETVNKLIDYMSRAYQEELDRHYGKESKGIQDSLSKSKVEAADSAHEAAFEFDSDQRKWKKEPVAIIGIGGTFPQAPDLDTFWDHIVNKRDLITPIPWERWDSNHYYAKIAEEKKIPFAKWGGFLEDVDKFDAAFFNISPREAEQMDPQQRIFLETVWKAIEIAGYKASEFSGTKTGVYVGAVSSDYWDMMLCSGLEADSYTISGNINCVIANRVSYLLNLQGASATIDTACSSSLVAIHRAVAAIQHGDCDMAIAGGVNVILNPFMHTALGINGMLSVDGRCKTFDSQANGYVRGEGAGVLILKPLSKAIEDGDNIHAVIKGSSENHGGRTNSLTAPNPNAQADLLISAYSEAQIDPSTVTYIEAHGTGTSLGDPIEINGIKMAFEELGKKWGRIGAEKYCGLGSVKSNIGHLEAGAGVAGLLKIVLAMQKGVLPGMIHFKEQNPYINLEGTPFYIAAETQEWKRIRDSAGQTVPRRAGVSSFGFGGSNAHVVLEEYCSTKTNAEINDNIPNVFLLSAKSEDRLRAYAADMLAFLEEFAAREEKGEWIGTLFTDMMYTLQMGREAMNKRLAIVASNIKELTEKLRQYCADEKEITQVYTGAGGLETKNISALLEGSNGKEFLAAIIRQKEYKKLAHLWIGGAAVDWSLLYSHSKPARISLPSYPFARERHWLPINKNVLVSKSEVQPGRLHPLLHQNTSDFFEQRFSSVFSGNEFFLKDHIVKGQRVLPGVAYLEIAHAAVVLASGMKEKQNSIKIKNVTWIRPMIVGDIELQVQIRLLPEENGDINYEIYSQSALGGTAATVHSQGRAVLSPVTEPSALDLQALQRQCSHGTISSGQCYEAYRTMGIDYGPGHQGIREIYVGEYQVLAKISMPSYVRDMQEEFIMHPSIMDSALQASIGLIMSYGEIEPSKPIVPFALQEIEIFQKCTSAMWAHVRYSNGSKPGDKIQKLDIDVCDELGGICVRLKGFSARVMEKDNIQKESSAVLETLMFHSSWIVKDANAEAAFPDDTQQIVIFCEPDEMVKEKIKEKMNSNRYLILQSNQEQVEERFQSYVFQVFDEIQNVLRSKPRNNVLIQIIISIQEEQQLFSALFALIKTAHLENPKVWGQLIEVELGESWERLSEKLAENSRCPMDRRIQYLNGKRRVAVWREIESSLEVLPTPWKEQGIYLITGGAGGLGLLFAQEIAQQVKNPVIILTGRSALNEEKREKLKRLVELGAKIEYRQADITDKKGVIRLIQTIQEQFGDLHGIIHAAGVIRDNFIIKKTKEEIQEVLAPKVSGLVYLDHATRNMKLDFFILFSSISGSLGNVGQADYAVANDFMNAYAGYRNALAAAKQRQGQTLAINWPLWQAGGMNVNEAIEKMIRNMGMAAMPTASGLRLFYLGMNTDKDQVLVMTGDPGRIQEKLLLTAQLSQPDKIIAASTFTEAAYGSNLLDIIQSLLIQMTSKLLKVRIEEIDSNTELNEYGFDSITFTEFANQLNQEYKLELTPVIFFEYPTLHRFAEYLLESYQAVFSSQLAAQKDTDLISPKVIDNGSLLENIQMILIQVVSGLLKVRANDIDRNTELNEYGFDSIMYTEFANLLNQEYKFELTPAVFFEYSTIQSFAEYLTKEYRTLLVSQFAAAVNVEQTTIHVPTEGLHTKSYSRFIRTMPLTLSKVDEKDQEAIAIVGVSGIFPMAKDMNELWKNLLENKDCITEIPKSRWDWREYYGDPVKDINKTNIKWGGFIDGIEEFDPLFFGISPREAELMDPQQRLLMTYAWKAIEDAGYSAQSLSGTQTGIFVGTASCSGYSGLLSLSNTALEGYSSTGTLPSVGPNRMSYFLNIHGPSEPIETACSSSLVAIHRAVTAIENGACEMAIAGGINTMVTPENHISFNKAGMLSEDGRCKTFSDQANGYVRGEGVGMLFLKKLKDAEAAGDHIYGIVKGTAENHGGHANSLTAPNPKAQAKLLETAYTKAGIDPRTVTYIEAHGTGTELGDPIEINGLKAAFKELYQATGEAAVTSRHCGLGSVKTNIGHLELAAGVAGVIKVLLQLKHKTLVKSLHCDTINPYIRLAGSPFYIVQEQTEWKALQDAAGKEIPRRGGVSSFGFGGVNAHVVIEEYISKEQNTNPIPVNAQNPVLIVLSAKNEERLKEQVQQLLVTMEEQHFEDHHLADIAYTLQVGREAMEERLAVMAESIAQLKENLRSFLKEPENNKDVYRGQVKRNKDTVAVFTADEDFEQIIGIWAAKRKYTKILNLWTKGLSFDWNKLYGEAKPRRVSLPTYPFAKERYWVSSGAKSASGLTSATVLHPLLHQNISDFSEQRFISNFMGQEFFINHTAVNDHRSLTAVAYLEIARAAISHSAGSFYKDRNEIRLKNVVWASPDAIGEQGIQLYIGLCPEDNGEISYEIYSENEKSDAKLQVYSQGSAELFSAEESPALDIEALQKECCQTILTSVQIYERLERIYKTEYKGIEKVYAGVGQALAKLTLPSSLADTQHQFILHPVLMDAALQAAMALMDGFGNESMYALLALQEIEILCPPDLTMWALIRNPNGSETQDKFPAFDISLLNEQGKICIRMKGIKIQENTERKLLK, encoded by the coding sequence ATGGGTAATGACGGTAAATTCAGCTGCTATATTATTGGTGACGGGGCATTACTTACTGCTTGCGGGGAACTCATAATTGATTCCGGTCATGATATTTACGGAGTTATTTCTTCCAATCCTTCCATTCGGGAATGGGCTGAAGACAAAGGAATAACATGTGCAGATCATGACAGCGATTATGGGGATTTCTTAAAACAAAAGCCTTTTGATTATTTATTTAGCATCGTTTATCTTAGCCTAATACCCAGAAACATACTTGCATTGCCGCAAAAAATGGCGATAAATTTTCATGATGCATTATTGCCCGAATATGCGGGGATACACGCGACTTCTTGGGCTATAATGAATCAGGAGAAACAGCATGGAATCACCTGGCACGAAATGGTCTCTGCGGTTGATAAAGGAAATATTCTAAAACAAATGATAATACCAGTCGAAGAGGGGGAGACAGCACATTCTTTAAATGTGAAATGTTATAAGGCGGGGTTGGAATCTTTTAGGGATCTGGTAGAGGAACTGGCTAAGGGCAGCTATTCACTAACCTTTCAAGATTTAAATCGTCGAACGTATTATGGAAAATATCAGCATCCTCCTGCCGGATGTGTTTTATCATGGGGCTCTTCTGCTGAGGAAATGGATGCAGTTGTAAGAGCGCTGCAATTTGGAAAATATCAGAATCAACTTGGAATTGCCAAGTTGGCAGTGAATGATGAATATATTATTGTTGACCAGATTTTTGTTACCAAAAATAAATCAGATGCAAAGCCTGGAACGATTGTTGCTATTACAGATTTGAACTTTACAGTGGCGACGGTAAGCAATGATATTGAGATACGTTCAATCAGATCTATTCATGGAGCCCAATGGCCAATTTCTGATTGCATAAAAAAATATCATTTAAAGGCAGGAGGCTTATTGCCTGGAATTGCTAGGAAAACAAGTACGAGAATTACAGCATTGCATAAGGAAATAAGCCGATTCGAAGACTATTGGATTAAAAAATTGTCAAAAATGGATGCTGCTATCTGGCCAGGTGCTATTCAAAATGCAGAGGACATAGATAGCATTCATAATTCCTTCGTAGATTTTACAATAGCGGAAGGGTTTATCACTTATGCAGAGCAGGATTACGGCAGTCGATTGGCAAGTTGTTTAGCTGCCATTAGTACGTTTTTATCCAAAGAATGCAAGACAAACAGTGTTCAAATTTTTCTTGGATACCAGGAATTAAGAGCCGATTTTCAAGGCGTGGATACGCTGTTTGCTGTCCATGTGCCCGTGGAGTTGGAATTGAATGATACTTTTACTTTTAGAGATATTTGTGATATTGCAAGGGCAGAAATACAATCTGTAAAGGAGCACCAGACTTTTCTTCATGATCTTATTGTTCGAACTCCTCAACTGAAGGCGAATTCTGTTGTACATGAAAAAAAATTGCTGTCATTCACAGTGGAATATGTAAAAGAGCTTACGGATTATTCTCAGCAGGCCTGCAATAGGTACGGCATTTCATTAATTGTGCCAGAAATGGGCAATACTTGGCGGATTGTTTTTAATGAGGCGCTGTTAACAACAACAAAAGCTGTTAACGGTACGAATCGGCTTGCAGCATGTATGGCGCGAGCTGCTGCCACGCCAGATGCTCCCATAAGTAAATTGACTGCCTTGACAGATGCTGAATTTCACAAAGCAATATATGAGAGAAATCATACAGTTGCTGAATATCCAAGAGATAAGTGCATGCATGAATTATTTAAAGAGAGAGTTAAGCAATCACCGGAAAAAATTGCTGTACTGTACAGGGATGAAAGTCTGACGTGTATGGAATTAGAAGAAAAAGCATCACGTCTTGCTTCCTTTTTAAATCGAGTTGGGGTAGGCAGAGGGAACTTGGTAGGGATTTTTATGGAACGATCATTGGATATGCTGGTGGGATTACTGGGCGTATTGAAAGCGGGAGGAACCTATGTGCCGATTGATCCCCTTTATCCTGGAGAAAGAATTTTGCACATGATTGAAGATGCAGATATTAAAATGGTTCTGACACAGAATGAGATCAAGCATAAGCTACCTGGCAGCAATGCCAGGATCATTTGTCTGGATACAGACTGGGAGGAAATATCTAAGAATAGCGGCAAAAGCTCTTCGCGGAAATATTACTCTTATGCGAGCAAGACTATCAGACCTGAGGATTCGGCATATGTTATTTTTACATCAGGTTCAACGGGAAAGCCAAAAGGTGTGGAAGTAACCCAGAGGGGATTGACAAATTTTCTTTGTGCGATGGCGAAGTGTCCAGGTTTTACAAAAGAAGACCGAGTTCTGGCGTTAACGACAATCTGCTTTGATATTGCAGGTCTTGAGTTATATTTGCCTCTTATTACTGGAGGGCAGGTTGAAATATTGCCTACAGAAATCGCCCGAGATGGATTTGCACTAAAAGAACGGATTGAGAAGGAATGGGCTACTGTTGTTCAGGCTACGCCTGCAACATGGGAGATGCTTCTAGAGGCTGGCTGGGATAAAAGAACATCGATTAAGATATTATGCGGCGGAGAAGCGTTAAGCAGACAATTAGCACAAAAGCTCTTAGACAGAAGTAATGAAGTTTGGAATATGTATGGACCGACAGAAACGACAATTTGGTCTTCTGTTTCCAAAATCAATTTTGGGGAAGAAATAACGATCGGATATCCTATTGGAAATACTCAATTTTATATAGTAGATGAGCATCTAAATCCAGTACCTGATGGAGTGGAAGGGGAACTGTGTATTGGCGGTGACGGGTTAGCAAAAGGATATTTGAATCGTCCGGAATTGACCAGTGAGAAATTTATTTTGAATCCATTTGCTGCGGATTTACAATTAAAAATGTATCGAACTGGAGATTGTGCTACGTATTTACCGGATGGCAGAGTAGTTTGTTTAGGAAGAATCGATAATCAAGTGAAGTTGAGAGGATTCAGGATTGAGCTTGGTGAAATTGAGGCAGTCTTACAAAAACAACTTCATGTCAAGCAGGCAGTAGTCGTAATGAAAGAAGACAGCACAGGATATAAAAGCTTAGCTGCATTTATGGTGCCAGGTAAATTCCAAGATATTATCGCAGGAAGCAAGCTTAGGGAAGCAATGAGAGAATTCCTTCCCGATTATATGATTCCTGCCTCCTTTGTGTATCTGGAGATGTTACCCTTGACTCTTAATTTGAAAGTAGATAGAAAAGTGCTGACAGCTGTCCCTGACTTTCAGCTGATAGAGAAGTATGGCTATAAAGAAATGAATCATCATATATACGTCCCTGCTAATGACAGCATAAAGACTCTTGAATGGAAAGAAGAGGCGCCGAAGGCTGCAGGTCATTTTGCAGAGGACCTGACTAAGATCATTGCAGGAGTAGTTAAAATTTCGGCTGAGGAGATTCATGCTGAAATTCCCATGGGTGAATATGGTTTTGACTCAATCCGCTTTACCGTACTAAGTAAAAGAATCAAAGATGCATATAACATATCGGTTACTCCTGCCCAGTTTTATACTTATGAAACCGTTAATAAACTAATTGACTACATGTCAAGGGCTTATCAGGAGGAACTTGACAGGCATTATGGCAAAGAGTCGAAAGGGATACAGGATTCACTTTCCAAAAGTAAAGTTGAAGCAGCCGATTCAGCGCATGAAGCAGCTTTTGAATTCGATTCAGATCAGAGGAAATGGAAAAAAGAGCCCGTAGCAATCATTGGTATAGGAGGTACATTTCCTCAAGCCCCTGATTTGGATACTTTCTGGGATCATATTGTAAATAAGAGAGATTTGATTACCCCAATACCTTGGGAGCGTTGGGATTCCAATCATTATTATGCTAAAATCGCAGAGGAAAAGAAGATTCCTTTTGCAAAGTGGGGAGGTTTTTTAGAAGATGTTGATAAATTTGATGCAGCATTCTTTAATATCTCACCCCGTGAAGCTGAGCAGATGGATCCTCAGCAGCGCATATTTCTTGAAACGGTATGGAAAGCAATTGAGATTGCGGGCTATAAGGCATCAGAATTCTCTGGTACTAAGACTGGCGTATATGTTGGAGCAGTAAGTTCAGATTATTGGGATATGATGTTATGTTCCGGACTTGAGGCTGATTCGTATACCATTTCAGGGAATATCAACTGTGTGATTGCAAACAGGGTTTCTTATTTATTGAATCTTCAAGGAGCCAGTGCAACCATTGATACCGCATGCTCAAGTTCTTTAGTAGCAATCCATAGAGCTGTGGCCGCGATACAACATGGTGATTGCGACATGGCAATTGCTGGCGGCGTTAATGTTATATTGAATCCTTTCATGCATACTGCTCTGGGGATCAATGGAATGCTTAGTGTGGATGGGCGGTGCAAAACCTTTGACAGCCAGGCAAATGGCTATGTAAGAGGGGAAGGGGCAGGAGTACTCATTTTAAAGCCTCTCAGCAAAGCCATTGAGGATGGTGACAATATCCATGCAGTTATTAAAGGTTCTTCTGAAAACCATGGAGGAAGGACAAATTCATTAACGGCTCCGAATCCTAATGCACAAGCCGATTTGCTTATCAGTGCTTACAGTGAGGCACAAATCGATCCATCGACAGTAACCTATATTGAAGCCCACGGGACAGGGACTAGCTTGGGAGATCCAATTGAAATTAACGGCATAAAGATGGCCTTTGAAGAATTGGGTAAAAAGTGGGGAAGGATAGGAGCTGAAAAGTACTGCGGTCTTGGATCCGTAAAGAGCAATATAGGACATTTGGAGGCTGGTGCCGGTGTCGCAGGGCTGCTAAAAATAGTACTGGCAATGCAAAAAGGCGTCCTGCCTGGAATGATTCATTTTAAAGAACAAAATCCGTACATCAACTTAGAAGGAACGCCGTTTTATATTGCAGCTGAGACACAGGAATGGAAACGGATAAGGGATAGTGCAGGGCAAACCGTACCAAGGAGAGCCGGTGTGAGTTCTTTTGGCTTTGGCGGCTCCAATGCACATGTTGTTCTAGAGGAATATTGCAGTACGAAAACAAATGCTGAAATAAACGATAACATTCCCAATGTTTTTCTGCTTTCTGCCAAGAGTGAGGACAGGCTTAGAGCATATGCTGCCGATATGCTTGCATTTTTAGAAGAATTTGCAGCACGTGAAGAAAAAGGAGAATGGATAGGGACTCTTTTTACTGATATGATGTATACCTTGCAGATGGGGCGCGAGGCTATGAATAAACGACTTGCCATCGTCGCTTCTAATATAAAAGAGCTGACTGAGAAGCTAAGACAGTACTGTGCCGATGAAAAAGAAATAACACAAGTCTATACAGGAGCCGGCGGACTGGAAACAAAGAACATTTCAGCCCTGCTTGAAGGAAGCAACGGCAAAGAGTTTCTTGCAGCGATCATAAGACAAAAGGAATATAAGAAATTGGCTCATCTTTGGATTGGGGGAGCAGCGGTAGATTGGAGTTTGCTATACAGCCATTCGAAGCCCGCACGAATCAGCCTGCCATCATATCCTTTTGCCAGGGAGCGCCATTGGCTGCCTATCAATAAAAATGTACTGGTAAGTAAATCTGAAGTACAGCCAGGCCGGCTTCATCCTTTGCTGCACCAAAATACCTCTGACTTTTTTGAACAGCGTTTTAGTTCAGTCTTTTCAGGGAATGAATTTTTTCTTAAGGATCATATTGTTAAGGGGCAGCGGGTGCTGCCAGGAGTTGCTTACCTTGAAATTGCTCATGCGGCAGTCGTACTGGCTTCAGGTATGAAAGAGAAACAGAATAGTATTAAGATCAAGAATGTGACTTGGATTCGTCCGATGATTGTGGGAGATATAGAATTGCAGGTACAAATCAGGCTCTTGCCGGAAGAAAATGGAGATATCAATTATGAAATATATAGTCAGTCAGCCTTAGGCGGCACTGCAGCAACCGTACATAGTCAGGGGCGTGCTGTACTGAGTCCGGTTACCGAACCTTCCGCATTAGATCTGCAAGCCTTACAGAGACAATGCAGTCATGGCACTATTTCATCTGGTCAGTGCTATGAAGCTTACAGGACGATGGGAATTGATTATGGACCAGGACATCAGGGCATCAGGGAAATCTATGTGGGAGAATATCAGGTTCTGGCAAAGATCTCTATGCCATCGTATGTTCGTGATATGCAGGAAGAGTTTATCATGCATCCCAGCATAATGGATTCAGCCTTACAAGCATCAATTGGCTTAATCATGAGCTATGGCGAAATAGAGCCTTCAAAACCAATTGTACCCTTTGCCTTACAAGAGATTGAGATTTTTCAGAAATGCACTTCTGCTATGTGGGCTCATGTCCGTTATAGTAACGGCAGTAAACCAGGCGATAAAATACAAAAATTAGATATTGATGTATGCGATGAGCTGGGAGGAATTTGTGTACGATTAAAAGGCTTCTCCGCCAGAGTAATGGAGAAAGATAATATTCAGAAGGAATCATCAGCGGTTCTGGAAACGCTGATGTTCCATTCCAGCTGGATAGTAAAAGATGCCAATGCAGAAGCTGCTTTCCCGGATGATACGCAGCAGATCGTAATCTTTTGTGAACCAGATGAAATGGTTAAGGAAAAAATCAAGGAAAAGATGAACAGCAATCGTTACCTTATTTTACAGTCGAATCAGGAGCAGGTAGAGGAGCGGTTTCAATCCTATGTATTTCAAGTATTTGATGAAATTCAAAATGTACTTAGAAGCAAGCCTAGAAACAATGTTTTAATCCAAATTATCATCTCAATACAAGAAGAGCAGCAGCTCTTTTCTGCACTTTTTGCCTTAATAAAAACAGCTCATCTTGAAAATCCCAAGGTATGGGGACAATTGATTGAAGTGGAATTAGGGGAGTCTTGGGAAAGACTTTCGGAAAAGCTGGCAGAGAATAGTCGATGCCCGATGGATAGGAGAATTCAATATCTGAATGGGAAACGCCGGGTTGCTGTTTGGAGGGAAATAGAAAGCTCCCTGGAGGTTTTACCAACTCCATGGAAAGAGCAGGGAATCTATTTGATCACAGGAGGTGCAGGAGGCCTAGGGTTACTATTCGCTCAAGAGATTGCACAGCAAGTTAAGAATCCGGTCATTATTTTAACTGGCCGATCTGCCCTTAATGAAGAAAAGCGTGAAAAACTGAAGAGATTGGTGGAATTGGGGGCTAAGATCGAATACAGGCAGGCCGACATAACGGATAAGAAAGGGGTTATCAGATTGATCCAAACCATTCAGGAGCAATTTGGTGATCTTCATGGCATTATTCATGCTGCAGGAGTAATCCGGGATAATTTTATTATAAAAAAGACGAAAGAAGAAATACAGGAAGTTTTGGCTCCGAAGGTTTCAGGGCTAGTGTATCTGGATCATGCCACTAGAAATATGAAGCTGGATTTTTTCATTCTGTTTTCCTCTATATCAGGAAGTCTGGGCAATGTGGGACAGGCTGATTATGCTGTGGCCAATGACTTTATGAATGCATATGCCGGATATCGTAATGCTCTGGCTGCAGCAAAACAGCGGCAGGGTCAGACGCTTGCCATAAATTGGCCTTTATGGCAAGCGGGCGGGATGAATGTTAATGAAGCAATCGAAAAAATGATACGAAATATGGGTATGGCAGCCATGCCTACTGCCAGCGGTCTAAGATTATTCTATTTAGGGATGAATACAGATAAGGATCAAGTGCTGGTAATGACAGGCGATCCAGGGCGAATACAGGAAAAGCTGCTTTTAACAGCACAGCTCTCCCAGCCTGATAAAATCATTGCAGCATCAACTTTTACGGAAGCGGCTTATGGCAGTAATCTGCTGGACATAATCCAGTCACTTTTAATACAAATGACATCCAAGCTGCTTAAGGTCAGGATAGAAGAAATAGATAGCAACACGGAATTGAATGAATATGGTTTTGACTCCATTACATTCACTGAATTTGCAAATCAGCTCAACCAAGAGTATAAGCTTGAATTAACACCTGTTATATTTTTTGAATATCCAACTCTCCATCGTTTTGCTGAGTACTTGCTCGAAAGTTACCAAGCTGTATTTTCATCACAATTAGCAGCGCAAAAGGATACAGATCTCATTTCACCTAAAGTCATTGATAATGGCAGTCTGCTAGAGAATATACAGATGATTTTAATCCAAGTCGTATCGGGATTGCTCAAAGTTAGAGCCAATGATATAGACAGGAATACGGAACTAAATGAATATGGATTTGACTCCATTATGTATACTGAATTTGCTAATCTACTGAACCAGGAATATAAATTTGAATTAACTCCTGCTGTATTCTTTGAATATTCTACCATTCAAAGTTTTGCAGAATATCTCACTAAAGAGTATCGCACTCTGCTGGTATCACAATTTGCAGCAGCTGTGAATGTTGAACAAACCACGATACATGTGCCCACAGAGGGCCTGCATACGAAAAGCTATTCTCGATTTATAAGGACAATGCCCCTGACGTTGTCCAAAGTGGATGAAAAGGATCAGGAAGCCATTGCAATAGTTGGGGTCAGTGGCATATTCCCCATGGCTAAAGATATGAATGAACTTTGGAAGAATCTTCTGGAGAATAAGGATTGTATTACAGAGATTCCTAAAAGTCGCTGGGATTGGCGGGAGTATTATGGTGATCCTGTAAAAGACATCAATAAGACTAACATTAAGTGGGGAGGATTTATTGATGGCATAGAGGAGTTTGACCCTTTATTCTTTGGAATTTCTCCACGAGAAGCTGAATTAATGGATCCGCAGCAGCGCCTGTTAATGACTTATGCCTGGAAGGCAATAGAAGATGCCGGTTACTCGGCTCAAAGTCTTTCTGGCACGCAAACAGGAATTTTCGTAGGGACTGCAAGCTGCAGCGGCTATAGCGGCTTACTATCGCTTTCTAATACAGCACTTGAAGGATATTCTTCCACAGGTACGCTGCCGTCGGTAGGGCCGAATCGGATGAGTTATTTCTTAAATATCCATGGGCCCAGCGAACCGATTGAAACGGCTTGTTCAAGTTCCTTAGTAGCGATTCATCGGGCTGTAACTGCGATAGAAAATGGAGCCTGTGAGATGGCGATTGCCGGTGGCATTAATACAATGGTAACACCGGAGAATCATATCAGCTTTAATAAAGCAGGTATGCTCTCAGAGGATGGACGCTGCAAGACCTTCTCCGACCAAGCCAACGGTTATGTACGAGGCGAAGGAGTGGGAATGCTGTTTCTAAAGAAGCTAAAAGATGCGGAGGCAGCCGGAGACCATATTTATGGGATTGTTAAAGGAACTGCTGAGAATCATGGAGGGCACGCTAATTCTTTGACGGCTCCCAATCCCAAGGCACAGGCCAAGCTGCTGGAAACTGCATATACAAAAGCAGGAATTGATCCCAGGACCGTTACCTATATTGAAGCCCATGGAACGGGCACTGAGCTTGGCGATCCTATTGAAATCAATGGACTGAAAGCAGCTTTTAAGGAATTGTACCAAGCAACAGGAGAGGCTGCAGTGACAAGCAGGCATTGCGGTTTAGGTTCAGTGAAGACCAATATTGGTCATTTGGAGCTGGCAGCAGGAGTAGCAGGCGTGATCAAAGTGCTGCTGCAGCTAAAACATAAAACTCTGGTGAAAAGTCTTCATTGCGATACGATAAATCCATACATACGGCTTGCAGGGAGCCCGTTTTACATTGTGCAGGAACAGACAGAATGGAAAGCCCTGCAGGACGCAGCAGGAAAAGAAATTCCAAGACGGGGCGGAGTGAGTTCCTTTGGTTTTGGCGGTGTAAATGCTCATGTGGTAATTGAAGAATATATCTCCAAAGAGCAGAACACGAATCCAATTCCGGTCAATGCTCAGAATCCGGTACTGATTGTATTGTCAGCCAAGAATGAAGAGCGGCTGAAAGAACAGGTGCAGCAGCTCTTGGTCACGATGGAGGAACAGCATTTTGAGGATCATCACCTGGCTGATATAGCGTATACCCTTCAGGTAGGACGAGAAGCTATGGAGGAACGCTTGGCAGTGATGGCGGAATCCATTGCACAACTTAAGGAGAATTTAAGAAGCTTCTTAAAAGAGCCGGAAAATAATAAGGACGTATATCGCGGACAGGTCAAGCGCAATAAAGATACTGTCGCTGTTTTTACAGCTGATGAAGATTTTGAACAAATCATTGGTATTTGGGCAGCCAAAAGAAAGTATACCAAGATTTTAAATTTATGGACGAAGGGACTGTCTTTTGACTGGAATAAGCTTTATGGTGAGGCAAAGCCTCGAAGAGTCAGTCTGCCTACATATCCATTTGCCAAGGAACGTTATTGGGTATCCAGTGGGGCTAAATCTGCTTCTGGTTTAACATCTGCAACCGTTCTGCATCCGCTGCTGCATCAAAATATCTCTGATTTTTCTGAACAGCGGTTTATCTCAAACTTTATGGGACAAGAATTTTTTATAAATCATACTGCTGTGAATGATCATAGGTCTTTGACAGCAGTTGCTTATCTTGAAATAGCGCGAGCAGCAATCTCCCATTCGGCGGGATCTTTTTATAAAGACAGAAATGAAATACGGCTGAAAAATGTGGTTTGGGCCAGCCCGGATGCAATCGGCGAGCAGGGGATTCAGCTATATATCGGACTTTGTCCTGAAGATAATGGAGAAATTTCTTACGAAATTTATAGTGAGAATGAAAAGTCTGATGCAAAGCTGCAAGTTTACAGCCAGGGAAGTGCAGAATTATTTTCCGCTGAAGAATCTCCAGCATTAGATATTGAAGCATTGCAAAAGGAGTGCTGCCAGACGATCCTTACATCTGTTCAAATTTATGAGAGGTTAGAGCGTATCTATAAGACAGAGTATAAAGGGATTGAAAAGGTGTACGCAGGAGTAGGACAGGCACTAGCAAAACTGACTTTGCCGTCCTCTCTTGCAGATACACAGCATCAGTTTATCCTGCATCCTGTTTTAATGGATGCTGCCTTGCAGGCAGCAATGGCTCTAATGGATGGATTTGGTAATGAAAGCATGTATGCTCTCCTTGCATTACAAGAAATCGAGATCCTTTGCCCGCCGGATCTTACAATGTGGGCTCTAATTCGTAATCCTAATGGCAGTGAAACCCAGGATAAATTTCCTGCGTTTGATATCAGCTTATTGAATGAACAAGGGAAGATTTGTATTCGGATGAAAGGCATCAAAATACAGGAGAATACAGAAAGGAAGCTATTGAAATGA